Proteins from a genomic interval of Rosa chinensis cultivar Old Blush chromosome 2, RchiOBHm-V2, whole genome shotgun sequence:
- the LOC112187726 gene encoding uncharacterized protein LOC112187726, translating to MDGLQQLGLPVLGIVAAAAITFYVVSFSELSEKSFRDLDKKDYDDEGYKPSPSSRVKRARRKANKQSKG from the exons ATGGATGGATTGCAGCAACTTGGTCTTCCTGTTCTGGGTATTGTAGCAGCTGCAGCTATCACCTTCTATGTTGTGAGCTTTTCTGAGCTAAGCGAG AAATCTTTTAGGGACTTGGATAAAAAAGATTACGATGATGAAGGATATAAGCCATCTCCAAGCTCGAGGGTAAAGAGGGccagaagaaaagctaacaaacAATCCAAGGGTTAA